The genomic DNA CGCGAGCCGCCCCGCTTCGATCCGCCGATCCAGTTCCGGAAGGAGAGAGGGCGCGTAGGCGGCGCAGAGTCCCTGGATCCTTCCCTCCGCCGCCGGAGCGACGCAGGCGGCGCCGTTTTCGACCAGCTCGCGCGCGAGCGCGGCCGCGAGCCCGGGCGGAAATCGCGGCAGGTCCACGGCGAGAACGAAGATCGGACGGCGGATCTCGGCGAGCGCCGCCCGGATTCCGAAGATCGGCGCGGAGCCGGACTCCCGATCCACGATCACCCGCAGGCCGCGCCTCGAGAACGGCTCCGCTTCCTTGGCGGAGACGACGACTTCCGCGAACGCCTCGGCGAGCCGCTCCGACTGGCGAAGAACCAGCGGCCGACCCTCCCGTTCGATCCACGCCTTGTCGCGCCCCATGCGGCGCGACCGGCCTCCCGCGAGGATCACCCCGGTGACGCCCGGGACCTTCAGTGGAGAGACTTCAGGTAT from Thermoanaerobaculia bacterium includes the following:
- a CDS encoding molybdenum cofactor guanylyltransferase; its protein translation is MILAGGRSRRMGRDKAWIEREGRPLVLRQSERLAEAFAEVVVSAKEAEPFSRRGLRVIVDRESGSAPIFGIRAALAEIRRPIFVLAVDLPRFPPGLAAALARELVENGAACVAPAAEGRIQGLCAAYAPSLLPELDRRIEAGRLAIREVVAQCPGALRDESFWGRWGGREMFENWNRPEDHEPGSDA